The sequence TCTTCTTGAAAATAAGTCTGTTATAAAAAATCCTGTAAAGTAAGTAAAAACCGCTATACAGCCTGTTTGGCTAGCACATTCAGAATACATTTAGAAGAGATAAATAACAGCAGGCACAGATATTGTTATAACTAGAATCAAGTAAAGAAATATCTCTAAATTATACACCGACTAAATAAAATGGAAAGTAGCGTGTTGATTATCGAAGATGAGACTGTAGTATGCGATCTTCTTACTCGCTTTCTGGAAACAAGACATTACCAGGTGGTATGTGCTCAGACCCTGACAGATGGTCTGGAAAAGGCTAAGGCATTTAAGCCGTCTATAGTACTGATGGATAACAACTTACCTGACGGCAAGGGCGTTGACTATATTTCACAGATTAAAGATATTCTGCCTAATATACGTATCATTGTTCTCAGTGCGATGGATAGTGCACATGTTCAGGCAATAGAAAAGGGTGCGGAACGCTTTATCAGAAAGCCATTTGGTTTCAGACAAATAGAGAATGCAATACAGGCCTAAAATTTCAGGTAAGGTAAGTAGTATTACTTGTTGGTATAGTAGCGTTATCTATATTCATCGAAAATAGTGGTAGAAAGCATATCAGAAGGCAAAATATTCTTTTCTGATCAACTTACCTACAGGCCTGTCTCTGCCTACTGATTTTGACCTTCAAGGAAATAGCATAGTGGAATCGATTCCATGCATGTAAACTAGTTCAGGAAAGTACTATATTTGCCTGTTCTTACTGCTATCCACTCTCTTTCATGGCTCATTTTCCTGTTTCCAGTTCGATTCTATCATCGAATGCATTAAGTCCTTTGCTGCAAAAACAATACAACCTCAGTACATCCGCCACTTGTCGCTTATTAAAAGCAGGAGTTAATCACACCTATCTCATTACAGATCAAACTAACCGTTATATTTTTCGGATCTATAGCCTAAACTGGCGTAGTGAACAGGAAATAACAGAAGAAATCCGCTTACTCCAGCTTGTACAAAATCACAATATAGCGGTTTCAGTAGCCTTACCAGATGTTTCCGGTCAGTATATTCAATCCATCAATGCACCGGAAGGAACACGATTGGGTGTGATGTTTTCGTTTGCCCCTGGCGAAAAATGCCATAGTCTCTCCATAGATCAGCATTATCAGGTGGGTGAAACGATGGCCAGATTCCATCAGGTTACACATAATCTAACGCTACAACGGGTTCAGTATACCCCACAACTATTGTTGATGGATCCTTTTGAGGAACTAAAGAAGTTTCTTCCAACCGATATCCCTGAAATGCAGTTTATGAAATCTGCTCAGAGGTACCTGCTCGACCAACTCACCACGGCCAACCTGCAATCTATTCGTCAGGGAGTAGTACATATGGATATCTGGTTTGATAACCTGAACATCTATGATGATAAAGAGATTACGCTTTTTGACTTTGATTTTTGCGGCAATGGCTGGCTTTGTCATGATATCGCCTATTATCTTCTACAACTTCATAACACAGAAAAAGTAGAAACAGAATACCAAAGCAAAACAGAAAGCTTTCTAAGGGGGTATGAATCCATCACTCCCCTAACGACGGAAGAAAAGCGCCTACTTCCTACACTGGCAGTATGTTCGCATTTCTTTTACTTAGGCGTACAATGTCAGCGTTATGAAAACTGGTCTAATGTATTTCTCAATGATGCCTATCTGAAACGGTACATTCAGGTACTTGTCAAAAAGTATTTTGAGAGTAATCATCTGGGATAGGTGATTGGTTACCTCATTATGTACTTTCTTTATCTAATAGATTTTGCTTCTATATTCCATAGTTCTTTATAGTCCGGAACATTATTCTTCCTACCACCTGTCACTTTTTTGCTTGCCCAAAAAAGTAACCAAAAAAAGGCACTTTTTCCCGATCCTTCCGCCCACAAGGCCAAAGGCCAACCTCGCGGGAAAAAGATTGCCAGCGCACCTATAATACCACTCGTGATTAAAGTGACTATCACGATATTTGTACCATGTGCTTTGTATTATTACTCCTGGTTCTCTTCTTTTCCGAAAAGGATTGTATGATGCCTATGAAGCAAACAAACTATTATGGCAATCGAAAGAAGATAATAACTCAGAATAAAGCAAAGTCATAAATTAGATAATGATTATCAACTATTGGCTCCTTCCGTTTACATTCTGCAGTCAATATGTATTAAAATACAAGTATAGATTAGGAAGTTAATACACTTTTAAGTATATTGTTAACGCTAAAGTCTCGGTAAAAAAGTAAAATTAATACATTGTGTCTTGTCTTTTACAGACAAGCCTTTACTTTTTTGTATACTACTTATAACTATACAGAACACTGAGCTTACGGTAAATGGTCGCTTCTAAAATGGTACTGGAGCAGAGACATCCTCTATCCAAGGGTATATCAATCGAAATTTTTTTATTTTCTTTTCTTACAGGTCTCTATCTGATTCCTCTTTTTCTGGAAAAGTATACACTAACGGATGATGGGCCTGCGCATTTGTATAATGCATTGTTGCTGAAAAATTTCTGGGATGGCAATATTGACTTAATTGACAATTTCTATCAGCTTAATCATCATTTTTCTACTAACTGGATAGGTCATGTAACGCTGGCATTACTGATGTATAGTATTCCAGCAGCTCTGGCTGAGAAAATAATCCTGCTGAGTTACATAGTCGGACTTCCACTGACTTTTCGCTATGCATTGACCCGGCTAAATCCCAATGCAAGTATCTATTCCCTACTGATTTTCCCGTTCCTGTATAGCCAGGTCTTTATGTTTGGCTTTTATAATCAGTCACTTAGCTTTGTACTGTTGTTTCTCTTTATTGGTAAGTGGCTCTCTATTGACTATTATTTTACACGCAGAAACATACTTATATTGACTGGCCTTGTATTATTAATCCTCTTTTCACATCCGCTTACATTTTTATTTTCTGCCCTGATCAGTGGAGCATTTCTTCTGGACCGTTACACCTATCAGCGATCTGGTAACCGATGGTCTTTTATACAATGGAAATCAGGCTTGATAAAATTACTTTCTTTACCCGAAAATTTTCGCCAATCACTGCAATACTGGTTGTTAATATATGCACCTGCCGGATTGCTTTTTGTATACTTTATCTTATCCAACAAAAGTAAAGAGGAAATCTATCTTCCTCATGAGCAACTAGACTTCCTATGGGGTTTAGCCAGTATGACTACTATTCTTGATTCAGATGGTAGTTTACTTACTCAAATCCTCTTTTCTCTACTGTCACTAACACTAGTAATTCTGCTGGTAATTACATTACGCCGTTTACTCTACTACCGTCAATACAAATACTTTCTGGCATTTGTAGTAATAGGTAGTGTGACTTTGGTACTATACTTATTTATGCCTGAACGTATTGCAGGTGGCTTCATCATCCGTCCCCGAATTGGATTTTTATTCTGTACACTGATTATTCTGACCATTGCCACCTATTCCTCAGAACCTGTTTCTGACCGAATGCAAAAATCAATTCTTTTGCTAACATTTTTTCTGGCAACAGGATTTCTCGTTCGTCAGATCCGGTATATGAATACGCTTTCTATGGAAATGGAGGAGATTTTAACAGCAGAGCGTTTTATTCCTTCTCATGCCGTAGTTTTGCCTTATACATCTATTGAATATGATACACGGCTTAAAAATCCGGAACATCTGCCCCGACATTTTATACATATATCCAACTATCTGTGTTTGGGAGACCAACAAGTATGTTTACACAATTACCAGGCTCAATACAATTATTTTCCTATCAATGGAAGACAATGGGACTTTGTCAAAGATCCTGTCATTGATCAACTCTCGCCCAAAAAACCGCTCAACATCGCTGGCTTTGAGCAATTATCTCACGGACAAATTACCCATGTTGTACTGATTGGAACCACAGAACGGGACCCTAAGCTCACTTCAACCAGGAGTGAATTAGCAAGTGAGTTTCACAAAGTATACACATCTGCCCATCAACTGGTTACTGTATATGAACGTAATTCGTTTAGTGTCCGGTGATAGTCAAAAGATGTTTTAAAAAATAATCCATTAGTCTTTCCTCAACCAAAAGAAGACTAATGGACTAAAACTAAACTGCATATACTATTATCAACCACTAATTTCGTATACTATCGGAAATCCTCTTAATGATTACCGGAAGCAGTTTGTTGTGTGTGTGATTTCTGGTTAAACGGCTCAAAGGTAAGAGAGATAGAGTTCATACAGAATCGCTTGTAAGTAGGTGCAGGACCATCATCAAAAATATGTCCCAAGTGAGAGTCACAACGGCT is a genomic window of Xanthocytophaga agilis containing:
- a CDS encoding response regulator, with protein sequence MESSVLIIEDETVVCDLLTRFLETRHYQVVCAQTLTDGLEKAKAFKPSIVLMDNNLPDGKGVDYISQIKDILPNIRIIVLSAMDSAHVQAIEKGAERFIRKPFGFRQIENAIQA
- a CDS encoding phosphotransferase enzyme family protein; amino-acid sequence: MAHFPVSSSILSSNALSPLLQKQYNLSTSATCRLLKAGVNHTYLITDQTNRYIFRIYSLNWRSEQEITEEIRLLQLVQNHNIAVSVALPDVSGQYIQSINAPEGTRLGVMFSFAPGEKCHSLSIDQHYQVGETMARFHQVTHNLTLQRVQYTPQLLLMDPFEELKKFLPTDIPEMQFMKSAQRYLLDQLTTANLQSIRQGVVHMDIWFDNLNIYDDKEITLFDFDFCGNGWLCHDIAYYLLQLHNTEKVETEYQSKTESFLRGYESITPLTTEEKRLLPTLAVCSHFFYLGVQCQRYENWSNVFLNDAYLKRYIQVLVKKYFESNHLG